A genomic segment from Rhinatrema bivittatum chromosome 19, aRhiBiv1.1, whole genome shotgun sequence encodes:
- the GTF2H4 gene encoding general transcription factor IIH subunit 4 isoform X1: MKLNRVQLKCKNLHEFLQELSPAILDKLYNHPATCLAVFRELPGLAKNYVMRMLFLDQPLPQATVDLWIKKENQKEHEENTHILSGLRLWHAQQLPGGRQGLILNPIFKENLRVALLGGGKAWADDTSVLGPDKHARDVPSLDKYAEDRWEVILHFMVGSPSAAVSQDLAQLLIQAGLMKSEPGESPCISSAGFQFLLLDTSSQLWYFMLQYLKSAETRGMDLVEILSFLFQLSFSTLGKDYSVEGMGDSLLTFLQHLREFGLVFQRKRKSRRFYPTRLAINLASGISGTSVDTHNQGFIIVETNYRIYAYTESELQIALIALFSEMLYRFPNLVVAHVTRESVQQAIANGITAEQVIHFLRTRAHPAMLKQTPVLPPTVTDQIRLWELERDRLRFSEGVLYNQFLSQVDFELLRNYARDLGVLVFENPSKRVMVVTPGGHADVKRFWKRQKQSS, translated from the exons ATGAAGCTGAACCGGGTGCAGCTGAAGTGCAAGAACCTGCACGAGTTCCTGCAGGAGCTGAGCCCAGCCATCCTCGACAAGCTCTACAATCACCCAGCCACCTGCCTGGCCGTCTTCAG GGAGCTGCCGGGATTGGCCAAGAATTATGTTATGCGAATGCTCTTCCTGGACCAGCCCCTCCCTCAGGCCACTGTGGACCTGTGGATAAAGAAAGAGAATCAGAA GGAGCACGAGGAGAACACCCACATCCTGTCCGGTCTGCGGCTCTGGCACGCCCAGCAGCTCCCAGGGGGGCGGCAGGGCCTGATTCTGAACCCCATCTTCAAAGAGAATCTGCGTGTGGCACTGCTGGGAGG GGGGAAGGCCTGGGCAGACGACACCAGTGTGCTGGGGCCAGACAAGCACGCCCGAGATGTACCCTCGCTGGATAAGTACGCCGAGGACAGGTGGGAG GTGATACTGCATTTCATGGTGGGCTCCCCCAGCGCTGCTGTGAGCCAGGATCTAGCGCAGCTCCTGATCCAGGCCGGCCTTATGAAGAG tgagCCTGGGGAGTCTCCCTGCATCTCCTCGGCCggcttccagttcctgctcctggaCACGTCCTCCCAGCTCTGGTATTTCATGCTGCAGTACCTCAAGTCTGCCGAG ACTCGGGGGATGGACCTGGTGGaaattctctccttcctcttccagctCAGCTTCTCCACCCTGGGAAAG GATTACTCGGTGGAAGGAATGGGAGACTCTCTTCTCACCTTTTTGCAGCACCTCCGAGAATTCGGCCTGGTCTTCCAGAGAAAG AGAAAGTCTCGCCGGTTCTACCCCACCCGATTGGCCATTAATCTTGCATCTGGCATCTCCGGCACATCGGTGGACACCCATAACCAGGGTTTCATAATCGTGGAAACCAACTACAGGATCTATGCCTACACAG AGTCGGAGCTGCAGATTGCACTGATCGCCCTCTTCTCCGAGATGCTGTATCGCTTCCCCAATCTGGTGGTGGCCCACGTGACGCGGGAAAGCGTCCAGCAAGCCATCGCCAACGGGATCACGGCCGAGCAG GTGATCCACTTCCTGAGGACCCGAGCCCACCCGGCGATGCTGAAGCAG acccCGGTGCTGCCCCCCACCGTCACGGACCAGATCCGCCTGTGGGAGCTGGAGAGGGACCGGCTGCGCTTCTCGGAGG GTGTTCTCTACAATCAGTTCCTATCTCAGGTGGATTTTGAACTGCTGAGGAACTACGCCCGGGACCTGGGGGTCCTGGTCTTTGAGAACCCCAGCAAGAGGGTGATGGTGGTGACCCCCGGGGGCCACGCCGATGTCAAACGTTTCTGGAAGCGCCAGAAACAAAGCTCCTGA
- the GTF2H4 gene encoding general transcription factor IIH subunit 4 isoform X2: MRMLFLDQPLPQATVDLWIKKENQKEHEENTHILSGLRLWHAQQLPGGRQGLILNPIFKENLRVALLGGGKAWADDTSVLGPDKHARDVPSLDKYAEDRWEVILHFMVGSPSAAVSQDLAQLLIQAGLMKSEPGESPCISSAGFQFLLLDTSSQLWYFMLQYLKSAETRGMDLVEILSFLFQLSFSTLGKDYSVEGMGDSLLTFLQHLREFGLVFQRKRKSRRFYPTRLAINLASGISGTSVDTHNQGFIIVETNYRIYAYTESELQIALIALFSEMLYRFPNLVVAHVTRESVQQAIANGITAEQVIHFLRTRAHPAMLKQTPVLPPTVTDQIRLWELERDRLRFSEGVLYNQFLSQVDFELLRNYARDLGVLVFENPSKRVMVVTPGGHADVKRFWKRQKQSS, translated from the exons ATGCGAATGCTCTTCCTGGACCAGCCCCTCCCTCAGGCCACTGTGGACCTGTGGATAAAGAAAGAGAATCAGAA GGAGCACGAGGAGAACACCCACATCCTGTCCGGTCTGCGGCTCTGGCACGCCCAGCAGCTCCCAGGGGGGCGGCAGGGCCTGATTCTGAACCCCATCTTCAAAGAGAATCTGCGTGTGGCACTGCTGGGAGG GGGGAAGGCCTGGGCAGACGACACCAGTGTGCTGGGGCCAGACAAGCACGCCCGAGATGTACCCTCGCTGGATAAGTACGCCGAGGACAGGTGGGAG GTGATACTGCATTTCATGGTGGGCTCCCCCAGCGCTGCTGTGAGCCAGGATCTAGCGCAGCTCCTGATCCAGGCCGGCCTTATGAAGAG tgagCCTGGGGAGTCTCCCTGCATCTCCTCGGCCggcttccagttcctgctcctggaCACGTCCTCCCAGCTCTGGTATTTCATGCTGCAGTACCTCAAGTCTGCCGAG ACTCGGGGGATGGACCTGGTGGaaattctctccttcctcttccagctCAGCTTCTCCACCCTGGGAAAG GATTACTCGGTGGAAGGAATGGGAGACTCTCTTCTCACCTTTTTGCAGCACCTCCGAGAATTCGGCCTGGTCTTCCAGAGAAAG AGAAAGTCTCGCCGGTTCTACCCCACCCGATTGGCCATTAATCTTGCATCTGGCATCTCCGGCACATCGGTGGACACCCATAACCAGGGTTTCATAATCGTGGAAACCAACTACAGGATCTATGCCTACACAG AGTCGGAGCTGCAGATTGCACTGATCGCCCTCTTCTCCGAGATGCTGTATCGCTTCCCCAATCTGGTGGTGGCCCACGTGACGCGGGAAAGCGTCCAGCAAGCCATCGCCAACGGGATCACGGCCGAGCAG GTGATCCACTTCCTGAGGACCCGAGCCCACCCGGCGATGCTGAAGCAG acccCGGTGCTGCCCCCCACCGTCACGGACCAGATCCGCCTGTGGGAGCTGGAGAGGGACCGGCTGCGCTTCTCGGAGG GTGTTCTCTACAATCAGTTCCTATCTCAGGTGGATTTTGAACTGCTGAGGAACTACGCCCGGGACCTGGGGGTCCTGGTCTTTGAGAACCCCAGCAAGAGGGTGATGGTGGTGACCCCCGGGGGCCACGCCGATGTCAAACGTTTCTGGAAGCGCCAGAAACAAAGCTCCTGA